A region of Clostridium acetobutylicum ATCC 824 DNA encodes the following proteins:
- a CDS encoding tetratricopeptide repeat protein produces MLRKIIFIIKIMSIFMLLLSLLGCTPKGNPEKVLDSYYRYIKNNNAEAAYSALCNQSKRNFSKHDFLRLLNIQSKTNTLRSFKISRNEQYGKSKLDGTCYKNVGIFTVTENNHNNYENRDIEITYRRYVVNDNGKWKVYRGQENGKETLAQAMNMLAAMYIDGKGENKDLNNAVNILNDSIKLDRNLDKSYYLLGNSYTELKMYDEAIISIQKYLTMVNDNGSKSEAYNMLGVDYEFKGDYNQAQNYYNKAVDCNPNNQYAKTNLQRVLKNSN; encoded by the coding sequence GTGTTAAGAAAAATAATTTTTATAATTAAGATAATGTCCATTTTTATGCTGCTATTGAGTTTACTTGGATGTACACCTAAAGGGAATCCTGAGAAAGTACTTGATAGTTATTATAGATATATAAAGAATAATAATGCAGAAGCGGCGTATAGCGCACTGTGTAATCAGAGTAAGAGGAATTTTTCAAAACATGATTTTCTAAGGCTATTAAATATTCAATCGAAGACAAACACGTTAAGAAGTTTTAAAATTAGTAGGAATGAACAGTATGGTAAAAGCAAATTAGATGGTACTTGTTATAAAAATGTGGGTATATTTACAGTGACAGAGAATAACCATAACAATTATGAAAATAGAGATATTGAGATAACTTATAGAAGATATGTAGTTAATGATAATGGGAAGTGGAAGGTATATAGAGGACAGGAAAATGGAAAAGAGACACTTGCTCAAGCAATGAATATGTTAGCAGCTATGTATATTGATGGTAAAGGGGAAAATAAAGATTTAAATAATGCAGTGAATATATTAAATGATTCTATAAAACTTGATAGAAATTTAGATAAAAGTTATTATTTGTTAGGAAATTCTTATACTGAATTAAAGATGTATGATGAGGCAATTATTAGTATACAAAAATATTTGACAATGGTTAATGATAATGGATCAAAATCTGAGGCATATAACATGCTTGGAGTGGATTATGAATTTAAAGGTGACTATAACCAGGCACAAAATTACTATAATAAAGCAGTTGATTGTAATCCCAATAATCAGTATGCTAAAACAAACCTTCAAAGAGTACTTAAAAATTCAAATTAA